The region AATGGCCTCGTGAACTATTAGTTATGGTTGACAAGAAAAAAGTATGTCTCTTTTTTAGTAtatgagtttggttatttattatttttcctactttgaatttttgtaactttggttATGGTAGGATCATTCACCAATTAAGAGCTTCAGCCAGTCCTCCAAATATATTAACGCCAATGGTACTATCAAACTATTGAATGGACATGccatgcataacatgaacgatGTAGACATGATCGGTATCACTTTGGACGAGCATATATTTGGAAgagacaaatttatttatttaggccGCGATGATCTGATCCAATATTGCAATATGGTTAAAATAGGCTACATGTGTATTTTGACATACATTGCATAAGTATTACTCATCTAGATTCACTCATGTATATTTTGTTTcatgtttataaataataacttttactttgtttaAGTATCTTTGGGATGAATGTGGTCGTAATATTACGAAgaagttttttataattgatcaagcAAGAATATTGCCACACGTGAAATCTCAAGATATCCGATCCAGAAATTTAGCCAATCAACTAGAATTGGCTAATTTAGACCAATTAGTCCTCATTCCATATAACACAGGGTAAGTACATACAagttcttaagttatttttaatttgtattatacacgtactaatatttcaaaattgttgct is a window of Benincasa hispida cultivar B227 unplaced genomic scaffold, ASM972705v1 Contig1919, whole genome shotgun sequence DNA encoding:
- the LOC120069064 gene encoding uncharacterized protein LOC120069064, with the translated sequence MHDISSFKFVKGTPCHLAIGTIDNIVPVATTFDDDVSCLTIKVLIDIVIREDLPIPIPVKGKIEFLKQAMGNFIKWPRELLVMVDKKKDHSPIKSFSQSSKYINANGTIKLLNGHAMHNMNDVDMIGITLDEHIFGRDKFIYLGRDDLIQYCNMVKIGYMCILTYIA